One genomic region from Oncorhynchus gorbuscha isolate QuinsamMale2020 ecotype Even-year linkage group LG13, OgorEven_v1.0, whole genome shotgun sequence encodes:
- the LOC123993815 gene encoding proline-rich extensin-like protein EPR1: MQPWKVQRKDPRETNEQHYTYNVNGYSKPSYNVNGYSKPSYNVNGCSKPSYNVNGYSKPSYNVNGCPKPSYNVNGCSKPSYNVNGYSKPSYNVNGCSKPSYNVNGCSKPSYNVNGYSKPSVMDDKVDQSFPECETHQTPASPLHTVQPDPSLSLSTPSKETPASPLHTVQRDPSLPSPHRPTRPQPPPLHTVQRDPSLPLSTPSKETPASPSPHRPKRPQPPLSTPSKETPASPLHTVQRDPSLPSPHRPTRPQPPLSNQTPASPHRPTRPQPLHTVPPDPSLHCPTRPQSPLSHQTPAFPLHTVPPDTSLHCPTRPQPPHTIPPDPSIYCPTRLQPPISALSHQTPASHLRTVPPDSSLPSPHYPTRPQPPLSTPSNQTPASPLHTVPPDPSLHCPTRLQPPLSHHSASPPHCPNRLQPPLSTPSHQTPASPLHTVPPDPSLHCPTRLQPPLSHHSASPPHCPNRLQPPLSTPSHQTPASPLHTVPPDPSLPSPHRPTRPQPPLSTPSHQTPASPLHTVPPDPSLPPTVPSDPSPLSTPSHQTPVSPLHTVPPDPSLPSPHRPTRPQSPLSTPSHQTPVSPRHTVPPDPSLPSPHRPTRPQSPLATPDPSLPTLSHQTPASPHCPTRPQPPHTVPPDPSLPTLSHQTPASPHRPTRPQPPHTVPPDPSLSTPSHQTPASPHRPTRPQPLHTVPPDPSLSTPSHQTPASPLHTLPGMLDKDLS; the protein is encoded by the exons atgcagccctgGAAAGTGCAGAGAAAGGACCCGAGGGAGACAA acgaacaacaTTACACCTACAACGTTAATGGATACTCCAAACCCTCCTACAACGTTAATGGATACTCCAAACCCTCCTACAACGTTAATGGATGCTCCAAACCCTCCTACAACGTTAATGGATACTCCAAACCCTCCTACAACGTTAATGGATGCCCCAAACCCTCCTACAACGTTAATGGATGCTCCAAACCCTCCTACAATGTTAATGGATACTCCAAACCCTCCTACAACGTTAATGGATGCTCCAAACCCTCCTACAACGTTAATGGATGCTCCAAACCCTCCTACAACGTTAATGGATACTCCAAACCCTCTGTCATGGATGACAAAGTAG ACCAGAGTTTCCCCGAATGTGAGACCCACCAGaccccagcctcccctctccacaccgtCCAACCAGaccccagcctctccctctccacaccATCCAAAGAGaccccagcctcccctctccacaccgtCCAAAGAGaccccagcctcccctctccacaccgtCCAACCAGaccccagcctccccctctccacactgTCCAAAGAGaccccagcctccccctctccacaccgtCCAAAGAGaccccagcctccccctctccacaccgtCCAAAGAGaccccagcctcccctctccacaccgtCCAAAGAGaccccagcctcccctctccacaccgtCCAACGAGaccccagcctcccctctccacaccgtCCCACCAGACCCCAACCTCCACTGTCCAACCAGACCCCAGCCTCTCCACACCGTCCCACCAGACCCCAGCCTCTCCACACCGTCCCACCAGACCCCAGCCTCCACTGTCCCACCAGACCCCAGTCTCCACTGTCCCACCAGACCCCAGCCTTCCCTCTCCACACCGTCCCACCagacaccagcctccactgtcccACCAGACCCCAGCCTCCCCACACCATCCCACCAGACCCCAGCATCTACTGTCCCACCAGACTCCAGCCTCCCATCTCCGCACTGTCCCACCAGACTCCAGCCTCCCATCTCCGCACTGTCCCACCAGActccagcctcccctctccacactatcCCACAAGaccccagcctcccctctccacaccgtCCAACCAGaccccagcctcccctctccacaccgtCCCACCAGACCCCAGTCTCCACTGTCCCACCAGACTCCAGCCTCCACTGTCCCACCACTCAGCCTCCCCTCCACACTGTCCCAACAGActccagcctcccctctccacaccgtCCCACCAGaccccagcctcccctctccacaccgtCCCACCAGACCCCAGTCTCCACTGTCCCACCAGACTCCAGCCTCCACTGTCCCACCACTCAGCCTCCCCTCCACACTGTCCCAACAGActccagcctcccctctccacaccgtCCCACCAGaccccagcctcccctctccacaccgtCCCACCAGaccccagcctcccctctccacaccgtCCCACCAGaccccagcctcccctctccacaccgtCCCACCAGaccccagcctcccctctccacaccgtCCCACCAGACCCCAGCCTCCCCCCCACCGTCCCATCagacccctctcccctctccacaccgtCCCACCAGaccccagtctcccctctccacaccgtCCCACCAGaccccagtctcccctctccacaccgtCCCACCAGaccccagtctcccctctccacaccgtCCCACCAGACCCCAGTCTCCCCTCGCCACACCGTCCCACCAGACCCCAGTCTCCCCTCGCCACACCGTCCCACCAGACCCCAGTCTCCCCTCGCCACACCAGACCCCAGCCTCCCCACACTGTCCCACCAGACCCCAGCCTCCCCACACTGTCCCACCAGACCCCAGCCTCCCCACACTGTCCCACCAGACCCCAGCCTCCCCACACTGTCCCACCAGACCCCAGCCTCCCCACACCGTCCCACCAGACCCCAGCCTCCCCACACCGTCCCACCAGACCCCAGCCTCTCCACACCGTCCCACCAGACCCCAGCCTCTCCACACCGTCCCACCAGACCCCAGCCTCTCCACACCGTCCCACCAGACCCCAGCCTCTCCACACCATCCCACCAGACCCCAGCCTCCCCACTCCACACC cttccgggtatgctggataaGGACctgagctaa